A portion of the Megalobrama amblycephala isolate DHTTF-2021 linkage group LG23, ASM1881202v1, whole genome shotgun sequence genome contains these proteins:
- the si:ch211-153b23.4 gene encoding uncharacterized protein si:ch211-153b23.4 — MADSESLHLSIGVLGVSGGSLLLLVDNYASSPDKALITDTALGVLLLLFAALLAYSGVRRSQSHNVIFGSLCLTVSALWCGSGLVYILAGENIINGKNELRDAMVPGLAAFTLALLVICIVAVVCHEVVLSFIALAICLACAHQIAGLADLAFGQSATAVCYLMVCFVGAYFGSGRLLSYITQRKIQLPGTFKKDSMKALKNQDSNDATIVGIIMNLLSASVLACPLLGVVPKLFSGHVPWLWTAGVFQLGVCVKSFRSMDTLVATFYGFTSILRFAEGYTALVVHLTNQVPYSPVPFPVVFSVLFFILALFSLQGGFVNTIYQLFFVAYCIAIAAEPQSFFQRGTQGVQAAIFVASSFVLFITLYNMVSSNKIPTGAGLLKNLLSRSNTFVLQTHDKDLHAPYLGYSKYADAEVLAHGCSVLAAFSITASLSSGNPLAILILPWAVVSGGVLHLICGFVAFARGKTLESTTFILYGIMWTVWGLTRFGGLYGDVRGLHLAVGIISFMLFNVLVTVGALFLNKAWFIYTFTFQLILISFLLDAVGVLPYGYDIGVTIIVGLVSFYIFLASIFNCTFKSPQLPFGDPFIKLSGFGSGKDSCPHLTARRSTSVHQIAEIMKNGGICGMPTDTVYVLVAACNRPQAVEKAYNVKKQAKERPMSLWISSIKQLEPVRQQISPVLWDFMEAAWPSSISLVIARAPWMEFFGLGDSSKYIGTPQSIAIRNPDCTVATHLINAVGPIAVTSANPTGEADTTHHNQVYAKLGNKADGVLCDGPSPENIASTVVDCTKIESGQIGFFRVGLIPKSKVLQIFEEIQKKHVHGELNAGFETDIADLHRDLTVSQTDLSEIKTDSGIGCVTPADSQSSLDLSQHDHQEEQEEESL, encoded by the exons ATGGCGGACTCCGAATCACTGCACTTATCCATCGGAGTTTTGGGAGTATCTGGGG GTTCTTTGTTGCTTCTGGTGGACAACTATGCAAGCTCTCCAGACAAAGCTCTGATCACAGACACAGCTTTAGGAGTTCTGCTCCTCCTGTTTGCGGCTCTGCTGGCTTATTCAG GTGTTCGGCGCAGCCAGTCCCACAATGTAATTTTTGGTAGTCTGTGCTTAACAGTGTCCGCCCTATGGTGTGGTTCAGGTTTAGTGTACATACTTGCAGgtgaaaatataataaatggcAAAAATGAACTGAGAGATGCCATGGTGCCAGGCCTTGCAGCTTTCACTCTGGCACTGCTTGTTATTTGCATTGTGGCTGTTGTATGTCATGAGGTTGTCCTCTCATTCATTGCCCTGGCCATATGTTTAGCATGTGCCCACCAGATTGCTGGTTTGGCAGATTTGGCTTTCGGACAGTCAGCCACCGCTGTCTGCTACCTTATGGTCTGTTTTGTGGGCGCTTACTTTGGCAGTGGCCGTTTGTTGTCTTACATCACACAGAGGAAGATTCAGCTACCCGGAACATTTAAGAAAGATAGCATGAAGGCATTAAAAAATCAAGACTCCAATGATGCCACAATCGTTGGAATAATCATGAACCTGCTGTCAGCTAGTGTGCTAGCTTGTCCTCTACTCGGTGTTGTCCCTAAGCTTTTCTCTGGCCATGTGCCATGGCTGTGGACTGCTGGTGTCTTCCAGCTGGGTGTGTGTGTTAAGAGCTTTAGATCTATGGACACCCTAGTGGCCACTTTCTATGGCTTCACATCGATTCTGCGCTTCGCAGAAGGGTACACTGCACTAGTAGTGCACTTAACAAACCAGGTGCCCTATTCCCCAGTGCCTTTTCCAGTTGTATTCTCTGTCTTGTTTTTCATCCTGGCTTTGTTTAGCTTGCAGGGAGGATTTGTGAACACTATCTACCAACTGTTTTTTGTGGCATACTGTATAGCAATTGCAGCCGAACCCCAAAGCTTCTTTCAGAGAGGAACACAAGGTGTGCAGGCTGCCATCTTTGTTGCGTCTAGTTTTGTGCTCTTTATAACTCTTTATAACATGGTTTCCTCAAACAAGATACCTACAGGTGCAGGTCTGCTTAAGAACCTGTTGAGTCGCAGTAATACATTTGTTCTACAAACCCATGACAAAGATCTACATGCTCCCTATCTGGGCTACTCTAAGTATGCAGACGCTGAGGTGTTGGCCCATGGCTGCAGTGTCCTGGCTGCCTTTTCAATTACAGCATCACTTTCAAGTGGAAACCCCTTGGCCATTCTCATCCTACCTTGGGCAGTAGTTTCAGGTGGTGTGCTACACCTAATatgtggttttgtagcctttgCTCGAGGAAAGACTCTAGAGAGTACGACTTTTATCCTTTACGGCATCATGTGGACAGTGTGGGGACTGACACGCTTCGGCGGCCTCTATGGAGATGTGCGTGGCCTACACTTAGCTGTGGGAATCATCAGTTTCATGCTCTTCAATGTATTAGTGACAGTTGGGGCCCTGTTTCTCAACAAGGCTTGGTTCATCTACACCTTCACCTTCCAACTCATCCTCATTAGCTTCTTACTAGATGCTGTAGGCGTGCTACCCTACGGCTACGATATCGGCGTGACCATTATTGTTGGGCTGGTCAGCTTCTACATTTTCCTGGCCAGCATTTTCAACTGCACCTTCAAAAGTCCACAACTGCCTTTCGGTGATCCTTTCATCAAGTTGAGTGGCTTTGGAAGTGGCAAAGACAGTTGCCCTCATCTTACAGCCAGGAGATCCACATCTGTTCATCAGATTGCAG AGATCATGAAGAATGGGGGCATATGTGGAATGCCCACAGACACGGTCTATGTACTTGTGGCAGCTTGCAATCGCCCACAGGCTGTTGAAAAGGCATATAA TGTAAAGAAACAGGCTAAAGAACGACCCATGTCCTTATGGATTTCATCCATAAAGCAGCTGGAGCCAGTCAGACAACAGATCAGCCCTGTTCTCTGGGACTTTATGGAAGCTGCTTGGCCATCTTCCATTAGCCTGGTTATAGCTAGAG CTCCATGGATGGAATTCTTTGGATTGGGCGACTCATCAAAATATATCGGCACACCACAGAGCATAGCCATAAGAAACCCAGACTGCACTGTTGCTACACATCTCATAAATGCG GTTGGTCCCATTGCGGTCACATCTGCTAATCCCACTGGTGAGGCAGACACTACACATCATAACCAAGTTTATGCAAAACTTGGTAACAAG GCAGATGGAGTGCTGTGTGATGGACCATCCCCAGAGAATATCGCCTCCACAGTGGTAGACTGCACCAAAATTGAGAGTGGCCAGATTGGATTTTTCCGTGTCGGGCTTATTCCTAAATCTAAG GTTCTTCAGATCTTTGAGGAGATTCAGAAGAAGCATGTGCATGGTGAACTTAATGCAGGTTTTGAGACGGATATAGCAGATCTTCACAGAGATCTCACAGTCTCTCAGACAGACTTGTCAGAGATTAAAACAGACTCTGGGATTGGCTGTGTGACCCCTGCCGACTCACAGAGCTCTCTAGACCTCAGCCAACATGACCATCAGGAGGAGCAGGAGGAAGAGTCTTTATAG
- the si:ch211-153b23.5 gene encoding glutamine amidotransferase-like class 1 domain-containing protein 3, mitochondrial gives MVKKVAVILSGCGVYDGTEVHEASAVMVHLSRAGAKIQMFAPDVEMMHVVNHCEGKPGLDKRNVLEESARIARGEVTDLDKLEVSAFDALIIPGGFGVAKNLSDWATKGKDYSINDQVEKIIKGFHQAKKPMGMCCISPVLAAKAIPGCELTVGHDSECEKWPYAQVAKTMSEMGCKHKNKNVGEVHVDSKNKLVTTSAFMCNAPIHEIFDGLGVMIKEVLKLA, from the exons ATGGTAAAAAAAGTGGCGGTGATTTTGTCAGGCTGTGGCGTGTATGATGGCACAGAGGTTCATGAGGCATCTGCTGTAATGGTACACCTGAGTCGAGCAGGTGCCAAG ATTCAGATGTTTGCACCTGATGTTGAGATGATGCATGTGGTGAATCACTGTGAAGGAAAGCCTGGCTTAGACAAGAGGAACGTGCTGGAGGAGAGCGCCCGCATCGCCCGGGGTGAAGTCACTGACCTGGACAAGCTGGAGGTCAGCGCCTTTGATGCACTCATCATTCCAG GTGGTTTTGGAGTGGCTAAAAACTTGAGTGACTGGGCCACCAAAGGCAAGGATTACAGCATCAATGATCAGGTTGAGAAGATCATTAAAGGTTTCCATCAGGCGAAGAAACCCATGGGCATGTGCTGCATCTCCCCTGTGCTGGCAGCCAAAGCTATTCCAGGATGTGAGCTCACTGTTGGCCATGACTCTGAGTGTGAGAA GTGGCCGTACGCTCAGGTGGCAAAAACCATGTCCGAAATGGGctgcaaacacaaaaacaagaatGTTGGTGAGGTGCATGTGGATTCAAAGAACAAACTGGTGACTACAAGTGCGTTCATGTGCAACGCTCCCATTCATGAGATCTTTGATGGTCTGGGTGTCATGATCAAAGAAGTCCTTAAACTAGCCTAA